The stretch of DNA CTCGCACAGCCGCGACTGGGGCAGCCCGTGGATCCCCGAACGGCTCGACCTGAGGACCATGGTGAAGCTCGCGCCGCAGGGCGTGACCCGGCCCGCGTGGCTGCTCCAGTACCTGCGCACCGGCAAACTGCCCGACCTGAGCGTGCCGAACCTGGCCGAACCCGGCGAGCAGGCCCCCGTGTTCTTCGGCGCGTACGGCGAGTGGATGCAGACCCCCCCGCCGAGCTGGGAGGACATCGCCTGGCTGCGCCAGCAGTGGGACGGGCCGTTCCTGCTCAAGGGCGTCTCCCGGGTGGACGACGCCCGCCGCGCCCGCGACGCCGGGGTCAGCGCGATCTCGGTCTCCAACCACGGCGGCAACAACCTCGACGGCACCCCGGCCCCGATCCGGGTCCTGCCCGCGATCGTGGACGCGGTCGGCACCGACGTCGAGGTGCTCATGGACGGCGGCATCCGCCGGGGCGGCGACGTCGTGAAGGCGCTCGCGCTCGGCGCGCGGGCGGTCATGATCGGCCGGGCCTACCTGTGGGGCCTGGCCGCCGGCGGGCAGGCCGGCGTCGAGAACGTGCTGGACGTCCTGCGCAACGGAATCGACTCCGCCCTGCTGTCCCTCGGGCACTCCTCCATCCACGAACTGACCCCGGACGACGTCCTGGTACCCGACGGTTTCCCCCGCGCACTCGGCGCGGCGCCCGCGC from Parafrankia discariae encodes:
- the mftD gene encoding pre-mycofactocin synthase MftD (MftD, an enzyme found in the mycofactocin biosynthesis locus, performs an oxidative deamination of 3-amino-5-[(p-hydroxyphenyl)methyl]-4,4-dimethyl-2-pyrrolidinone (AHDP). The resulting compound, now called pre-mycofactocin (PMFT), is a biologically active redox cofactor that can oxidize the non-exchangeable NADH of TIGR03971 family SDR-type oxidoreductases.): MASTWFESVAEAQRRARRRLPKSVYSALLAGSEAGVSYRDNTAAFDELGFAPHVAGLSPKRDQQTTVLGQPISLPVIISPTGVQAVHPDGEVAVARAAAARGTAMGLSSFASKPIEQVIAANPRTFYQTYWMGTRDWMIRRLEHAHQAGAVGLIVTLDWSFSHSRDWGSPWIPERLDLRTMVKLAPQGVTRPAWLLQYLRTGKLPDLSVPNLAEPGEQAPVFFGAYGEWMQTPPPSWEDIAWLRQQWDGPFLLKGVSRVDDARRARDAGVSAISVSNHGGNNLDGTPAPIRVLPAIVDAVGTDVEVLMDGGIRRGGDVVKALALGARAVMIGRAYLWGLAAGGQAGVENVLDVLRNGIDSALLSLGHSSIHELTPDDVLVPDGFPRALGAAPAR